The Lycium barbarum isolate Lr01 chromosome 11, ASM1917538v2, whole genome shotgun sequence genome contains the following window.
GCCCCTCTTCCAGTAACTGATGCACTTGCATCAGAAGCCTAAGTCACATTTAAGGTGTCAAACACTTAGAATTGTAAAATTGATTAAGTGGTAATTTAACAAGCTAAGTAATACCTGTGATGTAGACGATTGTCCTATACCCCTTCCAGATTGAAATGCTGCAGCAGCCATGGCCTAATTCATATTTAAGTAGTTAGACTAAATGTAAGACTGTAATATTTAATCAAGTagtaaataacaaggaaagtttttacttgttggcagAACCTCTTGGTCTTCCCCTTCCTCTACTTGGTTGGGAATTACTTGGTACTGTAGAAGAACCAACACTTGACCTTGTTGAACTAGTACTTGTCCCTCTCCCCCTTACTCTTCCTCTGCCTCTCACAGATTATGGATGCATAGGACAACCCTTCTTATTGTGACCCTTTGCATGGCACAAGCTGCAGGTCATCTCAACACCTCTTTTTGACAGCTTCCCTGTCTTGTTTTCTGTCTGCTCCTTTCTTCTACACTTCCTTGGCCTACATGGCAGCTTTTTAATCTCGGGTGGGAGGACAGGAGGATTGGTTGACTTTGGCCACATTTCCGTATTAGTAACAGGTTGAATGAATGAGTTGTATGTTTTGAGGTAAGTGTCCTTAGTGTACCAATGTGCAACATAGTCAATAGGTTCCAATTTTCTGAAACGAAGTGCAGCTATGGCATGATACCAGGGAATACCTTTCAGCATCCAAGATCTACAAGTGCAAGTATTACTGTTCAGATTTACTATGAATTTATTACCCCAGCTCTCCTTGACCTCAAAGCCATATTCACCATTCCATTCAAGAGTACACTTCATTGACTTTGATGCGTTCTCTTGCAATACCTTCAAAGCCATTGGGCTGATGTTTGTTATCCAAGTCTCAAAAAACTC
Protein-coding sequences here:
- the LOC132619779 gene encoding uncharacterized protein LOC132619779, whose translation is MALKVLQENASKSMKCTLEWNGEYGFEVKESWGNKFIVNLNSNTCTCRSWMLKGIPWYHAIAALRFRKLEPIDYVAHWYTKDTYLKTYNSFIQPVTNTEMWPKSTNPPVLPPEIKKLPCRPRKCRRKEQTENKTGKLSKRGVEMTCSLCHAKGHNKKGCPMHP